The genomic segment CAGTAATCTTTATGCCCTTTGGTGTGTTTTCTTGTTCTTGTAGGAGACCTATCTTATGAAGCACATGTCCAAACACACGGTGGTGGAGCACCTGGTGAGTCACCAGTCACCCCAGAGGACAGAGTCCCCCAGCATCCCCATACGCATCTCCCTCATCTGAGCTCCGCGAGCATTCAACATCAAGATTCAGAGTCAGCGTTCGGCTGGAGCTTGTGAGGCCCTGCACCCACGGCCATCTACATAAGGCTTACATTAGCATTATGACAGCTGACATGAGCATTCACTGTTAGATTTTGTAAGCAGACTTGCCTCCATCCGTCTCGACACAGGCCGTCTATCATAAAGGAGCACAGCGTTATTTTGTGAATGTAAAAATACAGCCAGATATTGTCCAGGGGATCGAGTGGCAAAGAATGTCTTGCGTCAGATTTAATAAGCACTTTCGTAAGCATCATGTAAACCGCCGGATGCATtggccattaaaaaaatgttttagttgtcttgtttttgtttttattctcttCCATGAAATGGGTTTTCAAAATGTGCCAGATGATATTTGCCCGAATATTAAATTGAAaaagcagggggaaaaaaagaaaaagtttgctGGGTGTATTCTGGAGACATCCAAAGATAATCTTAAAGCACTTTTAGGCCTTGTGGTTTTGGTCAAATTGTTTCAATCTCGTTGGATGGAAAATGCCAAAGGGCATTACTCGTGGCAGCTAAGAGTACCGACTGTGTACAAAAaacagtctcttttttttttttttaactgttttttttttttttgtgcaaacaCAGGGTCatcaaaatttaaagaaaagcaaTCGGTAGATGACAATTGAAATATTTCATGACTGTATTAAGAAGTTGGATAATTGGCTTGTGGAGGCAAAGCAGAGCTCGATGGAAGGGAaggaagttttttgtttttttgtagttattattttcaaaaaatgttcACTCCGTATTTAACATTCACCTTTATGGCACCTTTATGATCATAACGTATGATCAAAAAACACTGCTTTTTTTCTGGTGTGTTTCTCGTTCCACTAGTTAGTGCCATATAATGAACCTTGGTGAGGTTTGAAGCGAAAGCAAATCTTGTAAAAGTGTTTGTCCGCTTTCCCTGCTCCATTAAGCTTTGACTTATACTTTCAAAGAATTAAAAGTATATGTTGCACATGTATCAGTGCCAGCTCTACTCTACTCAGCCCACTTTTTCAAAATATGCTTCAGCTTAAATTAATTTTTACTTGAGCAGTAAATTTTAAAGCTAACCATTGGACCAAAATGTGAAGTTATTGTACAGCTACTCCAACCCAGTAACTTTTTTTTAGCCTCTAATAAGCTTTACCTACTTGGAATAAACTGCAGTATGATTCATATTCAATAGGCCTATTTTATGAGTTTACGCAGGGGTGGAtcttctcattttgtttttgtttctctctctctctctctctttaatatTCTTTTTATTGTACACAGTAttgtttgttgtatttttactgtacCTGTAACCTCTGAATGGTACTAATAGGGTACCCTGTATTCTTCAGGGCACTTCAGAAAAGGTGCTACGGCTAGACGTTACATTTGAGATGGAACTGAGAATAATGTAAAatacatatacagtatatagTATGTTTTCAAAAGAATAAAAGCTTATTACTCAAGCCACTGGCCTGAAAACAGACATTTACGCCAACAACAGACCCTGCCTCTTCaacttgctctctctcttttgagATAATGGGAAAATGTACATGTTGCTGTACTGTAAAACATGTTACTCATTTATAGTACCTATTTTTAAGTTTTcataaacatgttttctttgggtttttgtAAAGGTTTATGTAAGAGCTTACTGTAATTCTTTTAGTCTACCTGTATGTTATTAATATTCATGTTTTATATCAGTTATTTACATGTAAGCCTTAACTGTTTTACCATCCCATTTCCATTACTCTGTATTGTGTTCTGCAGTATTCAGTcgtgtaaaacatttttttttccttccgcATGGAGTTCCTGAGCTGTAATCTGTATAACTGTTTAACCCACGTTCTCTATGAAATGATATTGCGTAGATTTATTACACTTTTTCCTGTCTTGCATTGTGGTTTCATATACAGTTTCTAGACAACTAAATATGCACAGCCAAGACTGAGAAGTTAAACTAAGGTTatcagtgtttaaaaaaggaaaaaaaaaggaaaaaaagctttgTATCTTTACCTTGTTTAATAAACAGACTGTTATAAATCAATCACcgattttgtgattttttttttttcttaaagattCAAGatcctttatttgtcacatgcatagttatacgagtacaacacgcagtgaaatgtgTCCTGACACGCTCCTAGACTGTGCAAGAAGAGAGAGAACATTATGTACattaagtgaattaaataaaataaaacaatctggagattttttaaattgaaaatctgaaaatgtacattgtgcGAGTAGGTGTTAAAGTGTCTAGTGCTGTAGTGAAGCAGAGAAGAATGAGGCTGGGATGTGTCGCTTATGGATGCTGTGTATGGGTTAGGACGCGGATTGCctgaggatagaagctcctctcgAACGTCTCTGTTCTTGCCCGGATGGTGCGAAAACTTCTGCCtgattgcagaagttggaatAGTTTGTTGCCGGGACAGGACGGGTCCTCCAATATCTGAGCTGCTCTAAAACAGCGTCTCCTGGTGTAGATGTCCTGTAGGGAGGGGAGAGCAgccctgcagcagcgttctgccgtacggatcactctctgaagagctttttgatccttaacacagctgttcccgTACCAGGATGCAATGTTCTGTGtaaggatgctctccacagcgcctgcaTAGAAAGTCTTGAGGATCACTGGAGAGACCCGGAACTTTCTCAGTTGTCGGAGgtggtacaggcgctgcctagccctTTTTGgactggacctgaatgtgggcagaccatgtcaggtctgaggagaagGACcacaccctctccactggataAAAACTGCCTGCTTTGAAAAGTGACATATAGGTAATAAAACACACATCATCATTTCTTTAGTTGTTACttatgtaaaatatgtatttattgcCATCTCAAAGTGCTAATGTGTTACCGCTGATTCTTTTTGTCACTAAAGCAACAATATCTGTGGAAGAAACATTTGAGGTTGACTCGTTGAAAAAAAggcaagaaacaaaaacaggttGGGAAAGTTAAAgtagagaaaaaaatgtctgaaattaTGTGGTTTTTCCCAACTTTGCAGAATGAAAGCAAACTACACATAGTGTACTGGAGCAAGTGGCATGTATCTATATAGAGTCCAGTGTTTACCATCACTATACCACAATCTCCTGTTAAACAAAAAATTGAGTCCAAAATATATTGATGTTCGATGTTAACGGTATGATTTTATACATTATTAAAAATGCAGATCTGTTTTAAAATGCGTTTGATACATAGCAGAGGCACAAGAGCACTGCTAGGGTTAACTTTAACCACTACTGCGTTACTGCTTTGATCTTCATTCCACAAATGTAAACACAAGCAAAAATTCTTATAAAGTGCTCGGTTTAAACTAGCATTACTCAAATATTCCTCAAGAAAACACATTCACATCATTACTGTGAAATTCACAATGCATGTATAAACAGTAGCTGCAGTTCAAAGAAAAGCCTGCAAATACATACAACATAGGCACCACCCTGAGCACAACTGTAGTGGAATCTCCCTTTCATTATtactctctttctttttatcgAGAATCATTATGCAGTCATGAAAGAAAAAACGTTTTCACACAATTTAGTAGTGTGTAGTAGCAGCAATAACATGACATAATGGTTTTCTGTATGATGTTATCTGTGTCTCATTCTGGGGGAATTTCACCCCACTCTTTACAGCaatgcttcagttcattgaggttttgTGATGCCAAGCTGAGGTCAGAGGTGAAAGAGCagacaacagtaactcaaagaatccacttgttacaaccaaggtatgcagaagagcatctctgaatgcacaacaaaCCTTGGAGCAGATTGGCTACAGCTGCAGAAGACCACGCTGGGTgacactcctgtcagctaagaacaggaaacaggcTGCAATTCACACGGGCTCGCCAAACTCAAGGATCATGTGAAAACGAAAGTCTTCGCATGACTCAGTAGCTTGTAgtaccacctttagcagcaatatcTTGAAGTAATCGTTTTATGTATTGCTTTATCAGTCGTTCACATCATTGTGGGGGAATTCTGGCACACTTTTCTTTGcagtgttgcttcagttcattgaggtttgtgggtaTTTAGTTTTGCAAAACTTTCTTAAGGTCACACCACTGGGGCATTGCAACACaataattcttttctttttcggCCACCGTGTTGTCAATTTGTGGGCGTGCTTGCATCATTGTCACCTTACAGACTATCTGCAAGGTTCCCAGGTCTGGTGACTGCAACATCAAAGCCCAAATCCTCactcctccaccaccgtgcttaaCAGTTGGTacgaggtgtttgtgctgatggtgtgcttggttttcCCCAAACTTTGTGCTGTGCATTATGTCCCCACTTTAGTCTAATCTCGCCAAAGGACATAGTTCAAAAAGTCCAAACGTGGTTCAGATGCAACACTGCAAACCTAAGCCCTGCTGCCATGATCTTTTTAAGAGGTCAGACAATTTCCACTCTTCCAAAtgagccatacttgttcagtctttttctaattgtgctcTCACGAAGTTGAGTTCTGTAGAGTCtcagatgtagctcttgggttttttttggttttttttgctgattcatGTTGTAGTCTGACCTTGCAGTGAATTTGCTGGTACTTCCACTTCTAGAAAGATTGGCAGCAGTCTTGAATGTTTCCACAGCTGAATAATGTCTGTCACCGTAGAGTGATGGACTTCAATGCCACTATTGCCTCTCTAAAACATACGGGTAGCAACAATTGCTTTTAGAGCTGTCCTCCTGGCTCTAAATAAAAGTGTACATGGTTGCATAGAACAAAACTCTGTTTTCAAACCAAGTTCATTGTTTTCTTAACAATAAAAGAACGTTACACAATACAGGCCAAATACTTAACCAGTATAATATAAATCATAACTGGTTTAATGTAAGCGGCCCTGTTCTGACTGTTGAGCTATGGCTCATAGCGCAACATCGCCACCTACTGCTTTGGGGATGAAAGTTCAGCAATGGGTGACAGCAGAGGAGAGTGCTCACTTAGTGTCGTGTTAAAAGCATTGCCATCCAAAGAATCTGCCAAAACCAAAGCCGAAAAAAAGTTGATGATGATTGGCTAGTCAAAACGTCATCAACATTCacaggaaaaataaactggatGGTCATGCTCCTTGATTAATCCACTTTTATTTAGAGCCCAGACGACAGCTCTAAAAGCCATTGTTAGGCCAGCAATCCTCTAGACTTTCCTGCAGCAGTAAAAATTTATTTTACTCCAAATCTATACAAATCTGTTGGGGGAAAATAGGTCTTTGTTATAACTTCCACAAACTGTAGGCCTGGGGAAGTGCTGGGATTTGTTTAGGTGCAACCTTGCAATCCTAAGCCGTGTTGCTATGTTTTGTTTTAGGGGGGTTTTGTAGAGAGAGAATAAACTTTTCTCTTGGCAGGGCTTTTAAACTTCCAAACAAAccgccatacttgttcagtctttttctaattgtgctgtcatgaacttcaaattttaaactcttttttgtggcctgtagagtctcagatgtagctcttgggttttgtGGAATTTCCCTAAGCATTGCATGGtttgaccttggggtgaattttgaTGGAATGTCCACTCCTGAGAAtattgtggcattgtgttaacattGTGTGCATGCAGCTGAATGCTGCCAAAACTTCAGCTTTTATAGAGCTATCATAGTTGTTCATGGATCTCTtaaatcaagtgcatttgatagGCAACACCTTGCCCTACTTATCAACATCTGTACTGGGTCACAGTCAGATCCACCGCCATTACAATTGGTAGACAACCACCTGAGCCCCACGGTAAATTAATAAGGCCCCACTCACTCAGGCGATGGATAAATCTGTATTCCCAGCCTGGCTGACAATGGTTGCCAGAGGGCAGTCGCAAGTTGAAATTGGTCACAAAGAGGTATCCGTAAAATCTCCTTGACATTACTTTGGTCGCTAGCAGATTGCTGCAGTCGCCCAAATTTTGCACAGAAGACGATAACTTGTCTACAAACACTCCGCAACAACTCTGCTCTCTCCCTGTGAAACTTTGGAGAGGGAGACCACTTGccttcaaattaaaaatgtcaccttcaaattaaaaatgtcaatTCCAACTGTACggctcagtttttctacatgataaagatattctgctgtaaaaaggaaagaaattgGTCTGCACGACTCTTTGGGTTGAAGTTGTATTAAATAAATGCGCACACTTGCAGGAAAGGCTCTGGTAGCTAACTGCCCAGAAAACAGATTTCTGTCCCAAGAATTTTTTCttgctaaaaagaaaaactgaaatttaTATAGTAGTTAGTGAAAACAAAATCCTGTCAAACTTAATTGTTTttctattacttaattacttttgtGTAGTATGAATGTAGAAAAAGATGTCAAACTTAAGAAAATATAGTTTAAAGTTCAAAACTGATCccttccttcacattttccaaaccaATGCCGTGGGCTGGATTGGAGTTAGCTTTGGCTCCCgtggccttatgtttgacacccttgCTCTAAACAGTGTTTTCATATTAATATAAGTGCCTGAACAGTCTATGCCATTTGTTTTATCGCGCCCACGTTTTCTGTGCGACAAGCGCAGTCTCCACTGGCTATGTTGCAACTgagtgtttatttttcatgtctACACCAACATGAATGAGTGAGATAGGGCAGCACGTACACCGGAGAGCACTTTAAGTGGTCTGTTTACTGAAAAAATCTTTTCATGTGGTTTTGTGTGTCTCCACTGCATATAGGCGGGTCTCACTTGAGACTTTTTTTGGATGGTGACGAGTCAGGGCAAAAGGGAGCTCTGTGCTGCAGAGAGGAAATAGGCGTTCACCCTGGAAACTTTGGGAGTAAGTGACCAAAATAAAGGGGGTGTGGCTAAGCGAGAAAAGAGTGGACCACCAAGAGGGGCTACTATAGTGTAGAGCGGGGAAGCTGCTGCTACGCTGCTGAGATCTAGTTCAAGTGAATAAGCCACATCCAGGGTAAGTAGAGCTTTCTTTGAATTTTGATGCAACTTCTTTAAATATCTTGTTAAATCACGTAATTTAACAAGGTACCAACAACATAACATTTCATCACATTTAACAATTTGTAGACCACGTCAGTTATCAGCCTGGCTAAAGGCAGTGATTGTATCACATACTGTATTACTGTAATGCCTGTATTTGAGATTTCTCGCacaaaaatgatcattttcAGTTGATTTTTTCTTTGCACTTTAATGCGATGGGTGAACTCAAGCGTAATGATATAATTTGAGAGTAATTGTGACTCCACCGCCCATCCAAATTGTCCTCTCCTTCAGATAAAGATCTTTACAGGcaatttttcctgtttcttcttttcctgtaaccctccttcttcctcctcctctgcttttTGTCTCCTTGAATTTCTATTTATTATGAAATTAAAAGAACTCTTAACTATTAGCTGCTATGACAGCCAGTTTAGCAGTTTGGTACACTAAAGTATAATATCaaatcttttttcccctcagacTGATTTACTCCAAGTTTACAAGTAGATTTGGATTCAATCCGCATTTAAATGTGGATTAATTACAGACCATTAACCCTTTCATGATGAAAGAAGCCTTCagaggagcagagaggttaaCTGAGTAATTATTTTGCCGCTACTTAGATTTCACTGGGTCCACACAGGTTATTTTGCTGTAGTAGGCTGTAAACACACATGCCCAGTCAAAGAGAAGTTTTAGAAATCACTTCTCTGTGGTCTTAtgtaacacagagaaaactctGTTCAGCTCCTCAGATTTTTCCATTTaaagtttcaaaaacaggaaAGGTGCCCAACACTGGCTTTCACTGTGGAACCaacaaacacattaaaagcttCACACACAATTTCCTTTACTGCGCCGGATGCCAGTGGCTCAGGAAACCTAAAAAAATGTCGTGTTTGATTTTGGCAGGTAATTAAAAATGCCGTACCTGCTGATGTTTGTCACCCTGCTGCATCTCGTCACTCTGGCAATCCTGATTATTGCAACCATGGAGAAGGTAACAGTCAACTTTAGGAAGTGGTGAGTGTTTATTTTTCGTATGTGTGACATAGCTGACTCTGTGTGTAATGTCTGATCTCTTTTTTAAGTCTTGGTGGGTGTGGGAAGGGATGGAAACCTCAGACCTATGGCACAGCTGCAGGTATGACAACTCCACAGAAAGCTGGCTGTGTTCACCCAACACTGAAACTCGTAAGTTTTTGTTCCAGATTGTATATTGCTGTAAAATGAAATAGCTCTCCCTCGAAGGTAAAAATGTGACTCAGGGAATGGTTTACTTCTTCAGAATGGCTCCAGGCAGTGCAGGTCTTAATGGTTCTCTCGGTGGTCTTCTCATCGGTCTCCTTCCTGGTGTTCCTGGGTCTGCTGTTCACCATGTCTAGGGGCGGTCTCTTCTACTTCACCGGACTGTGTCAAATCTTTGCAGGTAACAGTGGAGTGAAGTAGCTTGCAAAATATAGTGCCACTGTGTGATCAGGGCATTTGAAAAGTATGACAAATTAAAGAGTGCTTATTATTATGCTACTCAAGCCTATTACAATAACCTGCTTGTGGAAAGGTATCTGGTAGATTAATGCtgaagtttctttttttgtaatcatATGACttatactattaaaataataataataataataataataataatatatctaTCTATTTTCTGCCTCTTATCTGGAAAGCAGGGGTGGGAGTCTAAGCAGAGAtccccagacctccctctcctctgTCACTTACAAtatgtgcatttattttttttaaacatgtcacCTGAAATATTTGAGATCACccctgtttttaaatgtcttctttGAGGCAGTAGCCACTACTCCTGATAAAATATGAATGACATGGATCTGTGTTGGTCATCCAAAGTATATGCTGTTGTTGCTCCCACTATACTTTATGTGACCTAATTAGTAGGTACTAACACTACAAACGTTTCTACTATCTGACCCATTAACcaattattattgtgtgtatgttttttttgtgtatgtgttttagGCCTGACagccttttctgcagcactCATCTACGCAATACACAACAAGGAAATCCTTGAAAAAAAGCTGACAGGACACTTTGGCTACTGCTTCATCCTGGCTTGGGTGTGTGTCCCATTGTTGCTGTGTAGCGGCGTCTTATACATTCATCTGCGCAAGAAGTAGTGATCTAAAAAAAGGAACACAATGTCAACCCCACCTATTGTTGGAAAGAGGCACGTGCCTATGTTATGTTTCTTAAAATGttgctgatgtttttatttgtatagaCATGTTtgctgagaggaaaaaaaaacttaggatttaaaatgtttaatgctTGCCTATTTTGAGACATTTTCACTGCAAAAAGTATTTTGTTATTCACTTACTGTTCGCTGTAATGTGCTAACCACATAAAGTAATCCATAAGTAAGTGACACTGGCCTTATTAAGAGGCATTtgaatttcttttaatttgccTATTCCcctaatatttttttatgtataaatatatatattcttaatAAATATCGGACAAAACCACAAAGCTTTAAGTCTCTATTGTGTTTTCAAACCAGCTTTACGTCAGGGAGGGAAACTGCTGAGGCTGTTGCCATGTCAACCATAAACTAAACAGGGAAACCTAACAGGTACTAGCTTTGGAAGCTAATAGCTTAAAAGCTGCTTTTTATGTTGCAAAATGAAGCTCATATCGACTCATAAACGAGCTTCGTAGCAATAATGGAAGCTGAATCTCAAGCGTCCGCGATAATTCCTCTTGCCTTGCCCAAAGGAGCGGAAAAGTTCTGCGAGCTTTGCCAAAGAGAAGCCCGCCTGCAATGTAGCAAGTGTCGAGTCACTTTTTACTGGTAAGCTCAGTTTATCCGAGCTGTGGCAGGGCGATGCCCGTGCTAACGACTGATCCGTTattcatagatagatagatagatatattttttttaaaggcatgtATTGTGTTTAGTTTATATGGTTTGGTCAGAACCGTGTTTACGGGTTGAACGCTAGGTGGCAGCGTTCGccatgttttttccccctcccacGCTCACACATACATAACACGTCGGTAAGGAGGGCGTTTTAGTGTGATTGTCATGAGGAGGGAGCGGAACAGCTGGAAAATACATTACCACAACGCTTATTTTTGTTCGGTTGCCTGCGTGTTGTTTTCATAATATAATTTGCTGAGCTTCAGCTTTTATGTAAACCCGACGTTACCTTCTTTGACACTGTTTTATATGCGGTTCCAGACCATAACATGGTGCTGGACAGTTTCCCCGTTGGCACACACTGTGGGTAGTGAAGAGGAGCATGTGGCGAGATCACTCCCTGTAGGGATTTATGGAAAGGGATGAGCAACTAAAGCCAGTCTCAGGCAGCTTACAGATGCTTATTGTGGCTGCCATCCTTTCAGTCTTTAAAATGGGTGAATGAGAGGCAcaatttttggttttattttaaaaaaaaacatagatataaatatagatacatatatatgtCAGACAATAAGAATCAGGTTCTCAGGATTCTTAAAATCTTTAATTACACGTGAAGCAAACATACTGAGCTATTCCCAGTCATGGATTGAGCCAAAGTAATACACATGGTTAGTCTTAAGTCATCCTACTTTGGCATGCGAGTCATGTGTGTGGTGATTGTTTGGTGTATTTTGCATAGAAAACTCAGCGGGGACAAGAGAGTACATCCTGAAGAGACCACTTGATTTGtgtttatctctgtgtgtgcctttctgtctgtctctgtactCTCACAAGCACAAGCTGTGTCAGTGCTACTGTTGATATGACATGGTCAGATTTCTAGGTCCAGCTCGCTGCTTCTCACTGAAGATCATATAACCACAAGTACACTGGAATGAGCGCACATTTTTCACagtaggggggaaaaaaacccgcTGAAAAGCAGGACAGTTTCCACACAAGTGTGCAGAAGAGGAGAGCCAGATGAACAAAATTACAGACCAGTTATGTAATGGCATATAATTTAGTATGCCCTCTGTGTACTCAGATGATATCTCCTGAATCAGAGAGACTCTGCCCTGAAAATGTTAGCAGAATCCAAACAAGCTGTTACTGCACAGAGATTTTTACTGTCAAGCACACATAATAGTATCTGTCTGGACAAGAGGGGTGAGCCTGATCCATATGTTTAAATCATTCACAACAAGTATGAGCTGCAGCTCAGCTTATGTCATAAATCGTGATTCTTTATCAATAGCTTCATTGCCAGGAAAACATCAGCCTCAGTGTGCACGGGGGAGACTTATTATGCATAAAAATGCTTCTCACAAAGTCCTGAGGTGGTTTAAGAGAATATAAATATGACCGAATGACCTGTGGGTTTTTAAAACATCCAGTGCTGCAGAGCACCAGCAGGCTGACTGGGTGGGGATCCACAAGAGAATTTGTCAGCTGCTTGTTCCCATCCGCGCCCTGACACTCCGCAGTCTCCAACAGACCAGtcacactgaaacacaaattaaaaaggtgAGGATGCGTGGAAATCACTGGC from the Pelmatolapia mariae isolate MD_Pm_ZW linkage group LG20, Pm_UMD_F_2, whole genome shotgun sequence genome contains:
- the LOC134618949 gene encoding epithelial membrane protein 3-like, which encodes MPYLLMFVTLLHLVTLAILIIATMEKSWWVWEGMETSDLWHSCRYDNSTESWLCSPNTETQWLQAVQVLMVLSVVFSSVSFLVFLGLLFTMSRGGLFYFTGLCQIFAGLTAFSAALIYAIHNKEILEKKLTGHFGYCFILAWVCVPLLLCSGVLYIHLRKK